The sequence below is a genomic window from Brachyhypopomus gauderio isolate BG-103 chromosome 20, BGAUD_0.2, whole genome shotgun sequence.
tgCAGGCGCTCTTGAGTATGTAAATGAAACCTCTAGATTAttccatacttgcttaataaattcattttactttattacCTTACCAAAcggcttctgacttttattgcgcttaccatttaagggttacagaatttcaaccacagtgaatgagagccctcagttcactGAACGAATCCGTGAGTAAACGGGAGCCCTcggttcagtgaacgaatcgcTGATCAAGCACAGTTCCCTCCCAATGAGAGTCTCCGCCACCAGATTCGCGGGTGATTCggtgattcacagaccacactgcagttcccctgccggcctgcacggtcgctgctgagctcaactactgaactgaaaaagtaacgaatcagctgaggaagtgattcgattcagtaCGTTCACTCGAATCGTTCGTGAACGACACAACACTactggacagaggaagaggtcTCCATGTTGCAGCATTCACACCCGGTTTGTGTGCGTCCGTACGATCAAAGTAAGTTCAGCGTTGACTGTAGTACTGGAGCGGACATTGTTGTGGTTGTATTTGATGTGAGAGATGTCGATGTTGAGATTGTTCGTCCTTTACTGGCTTGTAGTAAAATGCAGATGTGCACATGTAGCCTAGCCTGCTTTGTGCTGTGTTTACATGTAAGAGAATTGCATTAGATGTTCGTGAACGTGTGAGGAGGAAGTGTACGTTGTATATGCGTATCGGTGAATAATTCTCCTGGTTACCGATCATTCTCTGATAATCAGTAAATTACTACTCGGTTTCCTCAGCGGATTAGTCACATATTGAATGTAAAAAGTGCCTCAGTTTGTTGATGTAAATCTGGTGGTGGTTTGAGGGTGTAACCGGGgcagactggcatacattgctaccggggatttccccggtggaccgatgggttagtgggccgccggcccccggtggtttaactcagcccgtggtgGTGCCACTGCAGCACGTAGTCCgaagtcacgctgctgtttaacggtgttatttcctcccccgctccagtcagactaacctgctcagcccggccgcggactgatcctgtaaacacatgaacgagttggactgCGGctgcggactgggccagctgatgcgggctgacggtctGCAGcggagattaaaaaaaaaaacaacttgtcccagaaaatccgggccggactacgaaaacatacagcagctgtgttacttattaatacaagtagtcacgaactggaaaagccttgtccatactaatgtcacattaattatatctccctgtttgtatcccacgagtgacaagtcaagagagagacgccagttgcacactgacactgctgagggtctaactcatcatgtgatccctccGCGACACGGTTCATACTACTGAAACGTAAAAAAATAGGTCCGCATTGCCGTAAAGATGCGGCTCTtcgcctggtttcatgcggctccccagccggtccgctctcacctgcactaacggtgtgtgtcgtggcccggttacctcatcagctctgagggcgacacactgatATATCTTCGAGCTGCGCGGTTTgtctagcgagccgctaatacttttaacgTGCTGTTCGCTTAGCTTGAGTTCACCCCTGGTATTGTGCGTGAGATGAAAACACCGCTTCCTAGTCAGAACAAGATCATTTCAATAAACAATTTGTGTGTGCTCTCAAAATGGCAGGGAAAAAGGCACATCTAATCAAAAAtatgaagatgaacagaggtcgtttttaacagagtaggcagccctagcccagcacccggggagcagttggggttatgtgccttgctcaagggcacctcagtgagagagagaggaaaggatgggtgatgttcaagcatgtccatgtgtatgatgtggctctttgctgtaacacagtaaaaaaaattagctcttggtctctgacgagTTGGCCTCCCCTGGTCTAAATAAACTATGAAACGTAAAGGTGgtgctgaaaagctgagagagaaaaaaaaagaaaggctgcagaggttactcactgagtgaacaatgtaggtttcagcTTTCCATGTTCAGATTCAGTgtagctttccagttgtttttcccctgtattttgtcagggtcaagttAGTGCTGGGTGGTATATCGGTTCGCACCgaaaaccggtgtttatttttgttatcataagaatttttcatatacCGGCAACACCGGTTTAAATAGCCTTCACGTGTCCGGAACGCAGCACGGTGattaattgtttctcaagggacGCTCTTTATTGCTGCGCCGCTAAGCACACGCACAACAAagcgcaaatctagcttgctgaaaacgagggacgttctgaaccacaaattctaccaaacattgaagtaaaatatgatgccccaaaggaacttttgccaaagaaaaaaaaagatccatttctggtgcctgtagcatttcatgtacGACAGTTTtagctttcagccggtgttgtggtgAATTCCGACTCACCTCTTTAATCCgtataaagacgctacagattatattgtcgatttacgtttttatgcataaataagacagaccctccagaaagtcgcgatgttgcgatttgcaacttcaacgcaacttcaagcaaaccccgcgaattcagggcggtgttgcaacttcagccaatcaccgcaactttcccgcaaatttgaccaatcactgatgtcgtattgatgtgacgtcgacaaactcccgccttacttccgtatatacgttcaagaggagcagactgaaagcagcatgagcgacgaaaataacggcaaaaagatcgggaaaagcagtatcccagtacactacatgaaagcggggataaactgtccagatccgacctgcgaattgattatctatggccctctggatgatatttaattactattagaaccggcccgcaggccacagccgcccgatggtgttttgcacgcacaaacactacattccccacaatgcaactgtagcccgcgaagtcactgcagcgcacgcaagtggcgagggtctgagataaagtttataagtttaaactttaaactgagataaagtttatttatctctgatccatatctatgagttactagtttgctctggcgccaaccactggcgatcgatctcgatataatacttaatttgtgtccattttacaggccgcctggtaacaacttacgttcgctaaccccccccccgtcaacaattaatgttcgccaccccctccaggttcaaatctcacttcaagcgatcttgaaaagttggcaaccctgaataaaaattgggtaaatagataattaaaatgtactactaaatagaggaaaccatacaacatttactccctattgtaatgtactcacaaaaaagcaaaaacacaccgcaacttccatcgcaatttttttgaaaaacacccgcaacatcaaacattttagcccgcaacaatcacaaaaaaggcccgcgaaatcctggtgggactgataagagctagactttaattatccatcacagcaaacggcacggtattatctatgtccaaagccacactgactcaagggtgttaattatattaaataaaatacacactggctataccgaagttcacctctgaccacatgacttcgcagtattacagcagtattatgtctagttaggacaaaactagagtgctcaatgaaccaagttataatcactgtatctcccgaatatcatctatAGCGTCTTTACGCGTGTGCGAACGAGGGAAGTCGGACTtcggcacaacacgttcgtttggaaaaaaaaaatccgcctgctgcttgcatgtgctaaatgaaattgagcacgttattctttgatttacaagtttgtcctaccacctgattaactttctgctccacccctgaagggtgaagaaacatctacagaaaagccacacctcattataagctACATGGTTCgaagcgtgagggaataagtagcagTGTATAATCTAGAAAATACaggtagcaatcgcgggggctccgctgtggcgtgtcgaggtcgcgttccgctcttcagcgctgtgtttgcagggttcatccacctttacaaggtggaattcaagcacttgtacgtcactttaaaggtccagttcaatatttcccagcacgttaaacttaattaagttaaatatttatacatatactcgaaatgattagaaataatttgctttttatcacataatttaatggttgtttattttcaaaacccccaatcttaatgtcttcacgttctctcatgtttcgtcctggaattacaagaggctcgtatttgttaacgtaatgcaagagaactgttcatatttgttgtgatttgttgaagttacaatttcaagcattttcaagtactttagcctaaattccagcacttttcaaacctggaacacaaagcaacattaaaattcgtcaggtcaATGTttattcccctgtttttgaggggtgtttctttatacttaCACATATCattacggacaacactgcaaagaatgtgacacggaaAGTATGAACGCTTCCACCATTCgcagaggttcgcgcgaggtgggcggagtcgagcgatacggtcactcgcgaacagtgttgcgaataacgccgttaaaaataacggcgttaggtaacgtcgtcattttgtcagtaacgggataatataattagttacttttcctgtcgttacaacgccgttgacgttactggtcattaaatgcggtgcgttactatatattgatttactaatgcgagcggaccgctgctcaggctagtgaggagtaacagatctcgatagatcacagttctcggtgtaacacgtgtttaacttaacaagtcagtaagcgattggctaaggcagtgttatggtagccaatcagagccagtgtttttacgcgcgccgaagcacacgagtgacacgacacaaatggagaagaggccgaaatggcgtcaggtgcaagccgaagaaaactagaactttcaagacgatataaacattatttaagaaaatacttgaagttcctgaatgtctaccagactgggtatttgatttatttaattaagaatagaggttgtattgttaagtttacttctgttgtaaacaaaccagttgtctcaggttgagagaatttaatttaatttcatagatgtaaatgcactttatatagtgtaactgtttactttagctttttttttcaaagctttgggattttaaaggattttatcctgcactggtctgtggatgtgcaataaatatcaaaagttaaacaattttctgatctactcatttcaactgactgtgaaaactgctttttaaaaaaaacttaattaattggcatataaccttttttttaactgtaacgcaaatagttactttccctggtaacgagttacttttattatagagtaattcagttactaactcagttacttttttgaacaagtagtgagtaactataactaattacttttttaaagtaacgttcccaacactgctcgcgaaagtataaacccttcggtcacaagaccagttccctaaccaccaggccatgactgcccacagactggcccactatatgaGACTGgaccactttttctccccagtccgcccctgggtgTAACTGTGTTCCTTGTTAAAGTTGAAACAAAGCAGAAATATCCAGCTCATTCTCCTCTACAATGTTCTGCCCTAAAACTATTTGGATAAAATGcacatttttgtccaaattcTTGGAACATAGTTGTTCTCTTCATAGTAATGTATATTTTAGCAAAAGTAATTTAATGTCACATTTACAGTATAAACATTTTGTACAGTCACATTTACAGTATAATATTTTTTATAACAGTATAAACATTGTAGTTTTTTATTGTAGTTTCCAAGTGTAAAAGGTTTAGCAGTCATAAATTCCtgttgtattttaaaatgacgtCTCTGGTCATCAGTTCTTGTTTCTGTTGTTCTTCCAGTCTGAGAAGTGCAGATCTTTCTTCATAAGTGTGAGGTTCACAGTCCAGCTCTCATCATCCCAGACACCTTTGTTCTTGTGGGGGTCAGAGATCCAGCCAGACAGTTTGTTACACACTTTGGGCCCTACCAGAGAGAACTGACAGACCAGACGAGGTAAGtttgtttgtaatgttattaACATATTCAGAAGTGTCTTTGAAAGATGTTGTGTATAGAGAGATGGCAACCAGCATGTGCTCAACACTCAGCTTCATACAAGTGCTACGACTCTGGTACATTGGTACGAACACATTTTAATACCATTTCTGTACTGTTGTCGGGGGCAGCAGGCCACCAGTTGAATGTAAATGTTCAATATTACTTTAATAGTAATTCACACTTGGCACAGTAGTTCTTGTGAACTTACTTTAATTTGAATGCATCTGTTATACCATATTTAAATGTTTGTATTTCCTTTTCTATtcatgcaattacattttttatcttAATTTAATTCATTTTAATTCGTAGATACGCAAAAGATCTTGGCATCATATTCGACTTCCTCAGGAGAAAAAAAGTGCTCTGCACAAGGTAAAGTCCAAACTGACTTTATTTCGCTAATTCAATCTTTAAAAGAATGTTAGTATTTAAACTAAAAAGTTTCATATATCATGTGACatgacatatatacatatatcatGTGATATATGACCCCCAGGGTCTCTACGGGTTATTGAAAAGTATTAAAAGTTGATAAATTGATTTAGGAATCAATCAGGAATTTACCTAAACAACCTGGCTGCAAAAAGcatgaatgtttttattttctttctctctctcatcataTTCAACTTTGAAACTCTTTTCTGAAACCTGTATGTTAGTGAATCTGTTCTGCTGGTGACAATTAACACATTACGGGGTGAACACATTTATAATGCTGCTAATGAAAGTTGGCGGCTATGATCTATGTCTGAAGATGATTTCTAAACCTTTACGCTGTGCAACAACTCTTGTGAATAACACTGTAGGTTTCTAGCCAGAAAAAATGTTATTATACAGTATCGCTTAAAATATTTCAGGAAGGTTTTTAAGAAGGTATTGAAATGAACTTCAGTATTACTGCATGTACCCTGACCCCACACTGACACACCTTATTTCACTCTGTATTCTTCACTGATGAAATACCAAGCGGAAGATGTGAGTTTGGGGTATTTGACCCAGAGAAGCTGTCCGTGTTCATCATCAGTTTGCATATATAAGCACAattgaaaatgtacaaaattAATATGTAAAACAAGCCACATTTTTGTTTGATAAATATTTGTTTAACCTTTAATATTAATTGTTTCCagtagttctgtgtatttatatctCACCCTGTTTTGTAATGTCTTTATTTAAGGAAAAAGACATGGAAAAGGAGGGACGTCACTCAGATTGTGGGAAGAGTTTGATTAAGCAGAGGGATCTCCAGAAACACCAGCACACTCGTACAGGAGAGAAGTTGTATGcttgctcagagtgtgggaagagttataGTAGACGGAGTACTTTACAaaagcaccagcgcattcacacaggaattaagccgtatcactgctcagagtgtgggaaaaaTTATAGTTCTCAGAGTTATTTCCAAGTACACCAGCGCATACACacagagaagccgtatcactgctcagagtgtgggaaaaaTTATAGTTCTCAGAGTTATTTCCAAGTACACCAGCGCATACACACAGGAGTGAacccatatcactgctcagattgTGGGAAAAGTTATAGTTGTCAGAGTTATCTCCAAATACACCAGCGCATACACACAGGAGTGAacccatatcactgctcagattgTGGGAAAAGCTATAGTTCTCAGAGTTATCTTAAAATACACCAgcgtattcacacaggagagaagccatatcactgctcagagtgtggtaAGAGTTTTAGTAGACGGAGTACTTTACAaaagcaccagcgcattcacacaggaattaagccgtatcactgctcagaatgtgggaagagttttcgTTCTCAGAGTTATCTCCAAATACACcggcacattcacacaggagagaagccctaTCAGTGCTCAGAGTGTGGCAAGAGTTTTAGGTGTCAGAGTAATCTCCGAAAGCACCAgcgtattcacacaggagagaagccgtatcactgctcagagtgtgggagaaATTATAGTTCTCAGAGTTATTTCCAAGTACACCAgggcattcacacaggagtgaacccgtatcactgctcagattgTGGGAAAAGTTATAGTTCTCAGAGTTATCTTCAAATGCACCAGcatattcacacaggagagaagccgtattactgctcagagtgtgggaagagttttattaaGCAGAGGGATCTCCAGAAACAccagcacactcacacaggagagaagccgtatcaatgctcagagtgtgggaagagttttagtagTCAGAGTAATCTCCAccgacaccagcgcattcacacaggagagaagccctaTCAGTGCTCAGAGTGTGGCAAGAGTTTTAGTTTGCAGAGTTCTCTCCAAGTGCATCAAcgtattcacacaggagagaagccatatcactgctcagattgTGGGAAAAATTTTAGTAGTCAGGGTAATCTCCAAAAACACCAGcgaattcacacaggagagaagccgtatcactgctcagagtgtggcaaGAGTTTTAGGAGTCAGAGTCATCTCCGACTGCATCAAcgtattcacacaggagagaagccatattactGTTCAGAGTGTGCAATGACTTTTTCTGATCGATGTAATCTCCGCCAACATCAGCggattcacacaggagagaagccctaTCACTGTTCaaagtgtgggaagagttttcgTACTCGGAGTAATCTCCGAAgtcaccagcacattcacacatgaGAGAATCTGTATCACTGCTCATAGCACTAGCTATGAACAAAGTAACTGATATAAAATTAGCCATGGTTTGTGTCTACACTGTCTGATTCTGATTCATGAAATTGTCAATTATGTATTACATAGACTTCATATGTGATGGATACTAATTGGaattatattatattgtattattataatacattatatattgtcattttataattttttttcatgTAGATATTTTTTGGTATAATACTGAAAACATTGATGATGATCTGTGGTTCCATTTTTGACTGCCGGACCAGTGCAGATGCAGGTGTCAACATGGAACTACTTAATACATTAGAACATTTGAAGAAAGAAGCAGtgcagcaataaacagtaaattGACCATCTGTGATTCAATTATACTCTGTGATACATGTACATTACAACATCAACCATCTCATGGAACTGATTTGTAACAGACACGTTCACAGTAAAATTATTTACATTCATACATTTATATTCATAAAATCACATTCATCAAACAATTTAGTTCAGTAGGCTGAACATTCTCCAATAATTAACAATATTGTTATTATTCATGGTTGATCAGTGGTGGGCTTTGGTTTGACCAAAGTAAAATATATTGCGTCCTACTTTCTTAATGCCGGCTGCAACacgtcacaacataaaacacagcTTTTGGACATTAGCTAGTGATCCATGATTGTCCCTAATCAGTAAAGATGAGCCATTAAAACAGCAAAAGGTTAAAAGTGTCAAATGAATCTCAATATAGGTGATTTATAGTCCGCTGTCGGTGGATTTTTTTTGTCATGgacaaggcaagtttatttatatagcacctttcatacacactggcaattcaaaaTGCTTTACACCTTGGGAAGGTGTTGCCCATAATATATAAAAGTTTAAAAGATTCTAAAGGAAATCAAATacaaatgaaaataattaaaatataaaaaagattaaagaagataataataaaaagcaataaAACTGGAAACAGAAAATAAGAATaagtaaaagataaataaaataattaaaataggcTACGTTTACGGTACCTAGATTAACCAAAAGCCAGTTCAAATAAATACGTTTTTACCTTGgatttaaaaacatctaacGTTGGGGCACTTCTAGTATCTTCCGACAGCTGGTTCCATTTAGAAACAGCATAATAGATAAATGCTGCCTCTCCTTGCTGAATTCTTACCTTTGACAGGACTAACTGATTAGATCCTAATGACCTAAGATTTCTGCTTGGCTAATAGCTCTGCAGCATGTCCTACACCATTAAGTGATTTATAGACCAATAGTAAAACCTTGAAGTCTATCCTGTATTGTACTGGTAGCCAGTGTATGAACTTAAGAATGATGGTGATGTATGACCAGCAAACAAAGCAGATATCCTGAGTCAGCTCACACAATTTCTGGGGATTTTAATCATGCAGATCTGAAAGCAGTTCTCCCCAAATTTCATCAGCATGTCAAATGTGCAACCAGTGGAGAAAAAACACTGGACAAGCtgtacacaaacatcacacgGGCTTATAGAGTTGAACCTCTAGCACACATTGGCCAGTCTGATCATATGTCTCTGCTTATGGTACCCACATATACCCCCCTCATTAAACAAACCCCCATTGCATATAGAACCTTTTGTTTTTTACttattcttattcttaaaattCTGAGTTGAGGGCACTGCAATTTCATTGTTCTTGAAAAAgtggcaatgacaataaagatttaTCTTATCTTCGAGAGAAAAGCATGAATGAATTTCTCAAGATCTTAAGATATTTTTATCATTCTTAAGATGATATGCTGACTTAGTTACTGATTTCATCTGACCGCTAAAACTGAGATCAGAATCTATTAATACACCTAGGTTACGAGCTAGCTCTTTAGAGTGTAGAGTTTTAGAGTTTTAAGTAGGCAGCTAGTCTGTGCCTTTCATTGCTATTGCCAAATATAATGATTTCTGTTTTATCTTTGTTCAATTGTAGAAAGTTTTGACCCATCCAGTTAGTGATGTGTTCAAGGCCGTTACAGAGAGAGTTACAGGGATTGTAGCTGTGTGATGAAAGTGTTAAGTAgatctgagtgtcatctgcGTAGCTATGGTACGACAGCCCAGAGTCAAGTATGATCTGTCCAAGTGGAAACATGTATAAATGAAATAGGTGTGGCCCAAGAATCAAACCTTGTGGAACACCACAAGTCACTGGCACTCTTTCAGAAGTCTTATTTTCAATTTCAACAAAATAATTCCTGCCTTGCAAATAAGAACTGAACCATTTTAGTACTGTTCCTGAGAGACCAACCCACTTCTCTGGTCTATCTATAAGAATGTTatggtctacagcaggggtcaccaacgtggtgcccgcgggcaccatgtcgcccgcgaggacgtcacgagtcgcccgcgggcttgttttaaaaatagctcactatagtgccatgcaccaaagcgctgcatcgtttatgtttttgctactattatagattgtccgcggttgctagcggtcttcccgcttagcaattgacacacgcacacaccccccctccccgctcaacaacttttcgtTAGATTGATGCAAATAAttcatctggtagccctccgcaataattggtctccaagaagtagctcccagtttcaaaaaggttggtgacccctggtctacagtatcaaaggcTGCACTAAGGTCAAGCAGTACTAGAACATACAGCTTCCCTGAATCAGACAAATGTTGTTAATTACCTTAATTAGAacagtttcagtactgtgagcaGGTTGAAAACCTGACTGAAATTGGTCTAGACAGCAGAGAGTTGCTTGAAGACTATTTtctcaattattttcccaaTAAATGGTAGATTTGAGATGGGTCTGTAATTACTGACACAGCACAGTTGCCTCCAAATTGATCTTTTTTAACTGAGGCTTCACCAGTGCAGTTTTCAGTGCATTAGGAAAAACACCTGATAGGAGTGAAGTGTTTACTATCTGAAGTATGTCATCTGCTATTGAGTGAAacacattctttttttttctttttttttgtaattttttattAACCTTGTCAGAAAAATATGCTCCAGCAGGATATAGTTTAGTAATGTAcacaaaaatgaacaaaaacaaaacaaaaaaggcagatcaaataaaaagggaaaagggaACATAGCAGGGACATCATGTTAATATATTTTAGATGATTAGAATGTCCTTGAATCTTGAGCAAATTCCCTTCCATGCATTTGTTGTAGACGAACTGGCATTGTTCAGTCGAGCTGTGGTCTCCTCTAGTGATGCAATGTCCAATAAAGATCTAATCCAGTAACATTTCATATTGATATCAGTTTTGAACCATAGCTGAAAAATTGTCTTTTTGGCAGCTGTGAAGCCAGCAAACACCGGACGTTTTTTCACATAGAGAGAGCTCAAGTGAAATATCATTCAGTAAACAAAAGCAGGGGTCTAAAACAAGAGTAAGGTCAAGAAACTTGGATAACATCTCGTTATCCATTTCCTAAATGTACTCACAATGGGACATTCCCAAAACATATGAAGGAAGATGCCTGTGGCATTCTGGCAAAGCATGCATTGTGGACTTTGGGAGGTATTCATTTTGAAACGTATGTATGGTGTCGTATAAGCCTTGTGGACTGTCTTATAGTGAATTAATTGGTGTGCCAGGCACTTAGACATTAGTAGTAAATTGTTCCATATCTCCTCCCAGTTTGGTTCAACACCCATTACCTAGGTGAGAATAGTTACAAGTCTCAGTGTACTTTTTCGCCCTAT
It includes:
- the LOC143484185 gene encoding uncharacterized protein LOC143484185 isoform X1, which codes for MEKEGRHSDCGKSLIKQRDLQKHQHTRTGEKLYACSECGKSYSRRSTLQKHQRIHTGIKPYHCSECGKNYSSQSYFQVHQRIHTEKPYHCSECGKNYSSQSYFQVHQRIHTGVNPYHCSDCGKSYSCQSYLQIHQRIHTGVNPYHCSDCGKSYSSQSYLKIHQRIHTGEKPYHCSECGKSFSRRSTLQKHQRIHTGIKPYHCSECGKSFRSQSYLQIHRHIHTGEKPYQCSECGKSFRCQSNLRKHQRIHTGEKPYHCSECGRNYSSQSYFQVHQGIHTGVNPYHCSDCGKSYSSQSYLQMHQHIHTGEKPYYCSECGKSFIKQRDLQKHQHTHTGEKPYQCSECGKSFSSQSNLHRHQRIHTGEKPYQCSECGKSFSLQSSLQVHQRIHTGEKPYHCSDCGKNFSSQGNLQKHQRIHTGEKPYHCSECGKSFRSQSHLRLHQRIHTGEKPYYCSECAMTFSDRCNLRQHQRIHTGEKPYHCSKCGKSFRTRSNLRSHQHIHT